The Alnus glutinosa chromosome 7, dhAlnGlut1.1, whole genome shotgun sequence genome includes a region encoding these proteins:
- the LOC133873576 gene encoding glutathione S-transferase T3-like, whose product MKGLNVISWMDSQVQGDVSFIDLLQGDTDMDNSFLDESQQASMSIDHSQPQVIARTKKPQRGTNFSMEEDKLLVSSWLNVGMDAVQGADQKHRQFWERVHKYFHEHKEFPSDRNYGSLMNRWSTIQKSVTMFTACLSQIEHLNQSGTTEHDKIQKAKCVYRSKNNNVVFPYEHCWNLLKGEQKWLHHGNKDKRRRRSSMETSANVTHTPDSINEGEGDNVSHGNNVDFERPIGKKAEKANRRGKSIPPKMLWNS is encoded by the exons ATGAAAGGCCTGAATGTGATCTCTTG gaTGGATTCACAAGTACAAGGAGATGTGTCATTCATAGATCTTTTACAAGGAGATACTGACATGGACAACTCATTTTTGGATGAATCTCAACAAGCTTCAATGTCCATTGATCACTCTCAACCCCAAGTTATAGCTCGCACTAAGAAACCACAACGGGGTACCAACTTCTCTATGGAGGAAGACAAGCTATTGGTATCGTCGTGGCTAAATGTTGGCATGGATGCAGTGCAAGGGGCTGATCAAAAACATCGCCAATTTTGGGAAAGAGTTCACAAATATTTCCATGAACATAAGGAGTTCCCTTCTGACCGAAATTATGGCTCCCTAATGAATAGGTGGTCAACTATTCAAAAATCAGTTACTATGTTTACTGCATGCCTATCTCAAATTGAGCATCTCAACCAAAGTGGTACTACTGAGCATGACAAG attcaAAAGGCAAAGTGTGTGTATCGCTCAAAGAATAACAATGTAGTTTTTCCATATGAACATTGTTGGAATTTATTAAAGGGGGAACAGAAGTGGTTACACCATGGCAACAAGGACaaacgaagaagaagatcatCTATGGAAACATCTGCTAATGTCACTCATACTCCAGATTCGATAAATGAAGGTGAGGGGGACAATGTGTCGCATGGTAACAATGTAGACTTTGAGAGACCAATAGGCAAAAAAGCCGAAAAGGCAAACAGAAGAGGAAAGAGCATCCCTCCGAAGATGTTGTGGAattcatga